Proteins encoded within one genomic window of Streptomyces sp. NBC_01237:
- a CDS encoding cobalamin B12-binding domain-containing protein: MRSELDAKAVVCSISSDAHTWNLVYLQLLLEDLGFDVRNLGACTEVADLMKLCRTEPPALVVVSTVNGHGHIEGPAYAGAVRSLPGCRDTKVVIGGKLGIDGAGDQHTAALLAAGFDAVFSPGEAELARFREDVAPLARTGARHARIPTPTEVT, encoded by the coding sequence GTGCGCTCAGAGCTCGACGCCAAGGCAGTCGTGTGTTCCATTTCGTCGGATGCACACACCTGGAATCTCGTCTACTTGCAATTGCTTCTCGAAGACTTGGGATTCGACGTACGAAACCTGGGAGCATGCACCGAAGTCGCCGACCTCATGAAGCTCTGCCGCACCGAGCCGCCGGCACTCGTCGTGGTCAGTACGGTCAACGGCCACGGTCACATCGAGGGTCCCGCGTACGCGGGGGCGGTCCGCTCGTTGCCCGGCTGCCGTGACACCAAAGTGGTGATCGGCGGAAAGCTGGGAATCGACGGGGCGGGCGACCAGCACACCGCCGCGCTCCTAGCCGCCGGGTTCGACGCGGTCTTCAGCCCCGGAGAAGCCGAGCTGGCACGCTTCCGGGAGGATGTCGCGCCGCTCGCCCGCACCGGGGCCCGCCATGCCCGGATACCGACCCCGACCGAGGTCACGTGA
- a CDS encoding LmbU family transcriptional regulator has translation MQERYGEQDPHLRPPDIEGITDRIIRTDGVTADRLGLRLCDDLPFDAWHSVGHRIIDVSESSAWWIGDWIIFGQQCYRTRYRDAIAGTQLDYQTLRNYAWVARKFDIARRRAELTFQHHMEVAALPPVEQDHWLDFAIKFGWSRNELRKQIKAAGESPEGTESQPDPEAYQLRLVLSQDRIRRWRAAARRQNLDLADWIANAVDKAAS, from the coding sequence ATGCAGGAACGATACGGCGAACAAGATCCTCACCTCCGCCCCCCGGACATCGAGGGCATCACCGACCGGATCATCCGGACGGACGGCGTAACGGCGGACCGGCTCGGCCTCCGGCTCTGCGACGACCTGCCCTTCGACGCATGGCACTCGGTGGGACACCGGATCATCGACGTCAGCGAATCGTCGGCGTGGTGGATCGGGGACTGGATCATCTTCGGTCAGCAGTGCTACCGCACCCGCTACCGTGACGCAATCGCGGGCACACAGCTCGACTATCAGACCCTGCGCAACTATGCCTGGGTGGCTCGGAAGTTCGACATTGCGCGACGCCGTGCGGAGCTGACGTTCCAGCACCACATGGAAGTGGCCGCACTTCCGCCTGTGGAGCAGGACCACTGGCTGGACTTCGCCATCAAGTTCGGGTGGTCACGAAATGAACTCAGGAAGCAGATAAAGGCGGCCGGTGAATCACCGGAAGGTACGGAATCACAGCCGGATCCCGAGGCGTATCAGCTGCGCCTCGTCCTGAGTCAGGACCGAATTCGTCGCTGGCGGGCAGCGGCCCGACGGCAGAACTTAGACCTGGCCGACTGGATCGCGAATGCCGTCGACAAAGCGGCATCCTAG
- a CDS encoding MbtH family protein translates to MANPFEDADSTYMVLVNSEGQHSLWPAAIDVPAGWEIVLPESGRDACLSYVDEQWTDMRPKSLIEATTR, encoded by the coding sequence ATGGCCAATCCGTTCGAGGACGCCGACTCCACCTACATGGTCCTCGTGAATTCGGAGGGGCAGCACTCGCTCTGGCCCGCTGCCATCGACGTGCCGGCCGGCTGGGAGATCGTGCTTCCCGAGTCGGGCAGGGACGCATGTCTCTCCTATGTGGATGAGCAATGGACCGACATGCGCCCGAAGAGCCTCATTGAGGCCACGACTCGCTGA
- a CDS encoding amino acid permease, whose product MTTAAPTNTEPPKEQLRSTLRSHHLTMLAMGGVIGSGLFVGSGAGIGVAGPGIVLSYVAAGALTLLVMRMMAEMAAAYPSSGSFSVHAERAFGAWAGFTIGWMYWLTLVVVLALESTAAAVIVHSWLPAVPQWLLVLLFMAVFTAINLTEVANFGEFEFWFALIKVAAIVGFLLIGVLAIIGVLPGGDSGALDGDLLPHGWAGVAAGLTIAVPAFGGLEIVTIAAAESDDPARATGRAVRSAVWRIAIFYIGSMVVIVSLLPWSDEFLDVGPFAAVLDHIGVPAAAKIIELIVLIALLSALNANTYAAARMVFSLARRGQAPALLARLSRTGVPWPAVLASAAFGFVGVVLNLLWPRTIFLHLLNAIGAVLLLVWILVACSQLRLRPRLPAASPVRMWGHPYLSWAALTAMVALLGLMAVRPDTRVQLISSAVLAAIVLTVGLIRGRRRITATEK is encoded by the coding sequence ATGACCACTGCCGCACCCACGAACACCGAGCCACCGAAGGAACAACTGCGCAGCACCCTGCGTTCGCACCACCTCACCATGCTCGCGATGGGCGGAGTGATCGGGTCCGGCCTGTTCGTCGGCTCCGGGGCCGGCATCGGTGTGGCGGGACCGGGGATCGTGCTGTCCTACGTGGCCGCCGGTGCGCTCACCCTGCTGGTGATGCGCATGATGGCCGAGATGGCCGCGGCGTACCCCTCCAGCGGTTCCTTCTCCGTGCACGCGGAGCGCGCCTTCGGCGCGTGGGCCGGGTTCACCATCGGCTGGATGTACTGGCTGACCCTGGTCGTGGTGCTCGCACTCGAATCGACCGCCGCCGCCGTCATCGTCCACAGCTGGCTGCCGGCCGTCCCCCAGTGGCTGCTGGTGCTGCTCTTCATGGCGGTCTTCACCGCGATCAACCTCACGGAGGTCGCGAACTTCGGTGAGTTCGAGTTCTGGTTCGCCCTGATCAAGGTCGCGGCGATCGTGGGTTTCCTCCTGATCGGCGTGCTGGCGATCATCGGCGTGCTCCCCGGCGGGGACTCCGGTGCGCTCGACGGCGACCTGCTGCCCCACGGCTGGGCCGGAGTGGCGGCGGGCCTCACCATCGCCGTCCCGGCCTTCGGCGGCCTGGAGATCGTCACCATCGCAGCCGCGGAGTCCGACGACCCCGCCCGCGCCACCGGCCGCGCCGTCCGCAGCGCCGTCTGGCGCATCGCGATCTTCTACATCGGCTCGATGGTGGTCATCGTCAGCCTGCTGCCCTGGTCCGACGAGTTCCTCGACGTGGGCCCGTTCGCCGCCGTCCTCGACCACATCGGCGTGCCCGCCGCGGCAAAGATCATTGAGCTCATCGTCCTGATCGCCCTGCTGTCCGCGCTCAACGCCAACACCTACGCCGCCGCACGGATGGTCTTCTCCCTGGCCCGCCGGGGCCAGGCGCCCGCCCTGCTGGCCCGGCTCAGCCGGACCGGAGTCCCCTGGCCGGCCGTGCTCGCCTCCGCCGCGTTCGGATTCGTCGGGGTCGTCCTCAATCTGCTGTGGCCGCGCACGATCTTCCTCCACCTGCTCAACGCGATCGGGGCCGTGCTCCTGCTGGTGTGGATCCTGGTCGCCTGCTCCCAGCTCCGCCTCCGCCCGCGCCTGCCGGCGGCCTCGCCGGTGCGGATGTGGGGACACCCGTACCTGAGCTGGGCCGCCCTCACCGCCATGGTCGCGCTGCTCGGGCTCATGGCCGTGAGGCCCGACACCCGGGTCCAGCTGATCAGCTCGGCCGTGCTCGCCGCGATCGTCCTCACCGTCGGACTGATCCGCGGTCGCCGCAGGATCACGGCGACCGAAAAGTAG
- a CDS encoding MFS transporter: protein MSKAPAVPRFSQVFVIREFRMLWLAQLISVGGNQLARVALAVLVFDRSASAGLAALTYALTLLPELVGGPMLSWLADRYPRRGLMVVCDLVRTGLVAVMAVPGTPLWLLCALVVAVQLVQSPHMAARAALLPTIALGERYLAASAVVNLTAQLGQLAGFAAGGAVVAALGPSQALLVNAGTFTLSAVLTRFGLARRPRPRPSGPAPAGARWSVITGGAGLVRADRRLRLLMAFGAVSGFYACKEGLATPYAETLGEGPAGAGFLLAASPAGAVVGMLVITRWVKPDRALKLLGPLAVASCAVLMLTPVSSGIAVTCVLWAASGLFSAFQLPANAEYSLSVPDSERGKAFGLASASVRVAQGAGISLAGLATAVAPVPHVIAAFGAVGAAASGLLAIRWSRMPPRVADSTGEPVRAPNRLTSRPPDLSKDLE, encoded by the coding sequence GTGAGCAAGGCCCCGGCGGTGCCGCGCTTCAGCCAGGTCTTCGTCATCCGCGAGTTCCGCATGCTGTGGCTGGCACAGCTGATCTCGGTGGGCGGCAACCAGCTCGCCCGGGTGGCGCTGGCTGTGCTCGTGTTCGACAGGAGCGCATCGGCGGGGCTGGCAGCACTGACCTACGCCCTGACCCTGCTGCCGGAACTGGTCGGCGGTCCGATGCTCTCCTGGCTGGCGGACCGCTACCCACGACGCGGACTGATGGTGGTGTGCGACCTGGTCCGCACGGGCTTGGTCGCGGTCATGGCCGTGCCCGGCACGCCCCTGTGGCTGTTGTGCGCACTGGTTGTCGCCGTGCAGTTGGTCCAGTCGCCGCACATGGCGGCACGAGCGGCGCTGCTCCCGACGATCGCGCTCGGTGAGCGCTATCTGGCCGCGTCGGCGGTCGTCAACCTGACCGCTCAGCTCGGCCAGCTCGCCGGGTTCGCGGCGGGGGGCGCGGTGGTCGCTGCGCTGGGCCCCTCGCAAGCGCTCCTGGTCAACGCCGGTACGTTCACGCTCTCGGCGGTGCTCACCCGGTTCGGCCTCGCGCGGCGCCCGAGGCCGAGGCCGAGCGGCCCCGCGCCGGCCGGTGCCCGGTGGAGTGTGATCACCGGTGGTGCCGGCCTGGTCCGGGCCGACCGCCGATTGCGCCTGCTGATGGCGTTCGGCGCCGTGTCGGGTTTCTACGCCTGCAAGGAAGGCCTGGCCACCCCCTACGCGGAGACCCTGGGGGAGGGACCGGCCGGGGCGGGGTTCCTCCTCGCGGCAAGTCCGGCAGGCGCGGTGGTCGGCATGCTCGTCATCACCCGATGGGTGAAGCCGGATCGCGCTCTCAAGCTGCTCGGGCCGCTGGCCGTGGCCTCGTGCGCGGTGCTGATGCTCACCCCGGTGTCCTCGGGCATCGCCGTGACCTGCGTGCTGTGGGCGGCGTCCGGGCTGTTCTCGGCGTTCCAGCTCCCCGCGAACGCCGAGTACAGCCTCTCGGTCCCCGACTCCGAACGCGGCAAGGCGTTCGGCCTGGCCTCCGCCTCCGTCCGGGTGGCCCAGGGAGCGGGCATCTCGCTGGCCGGTCTCGCCACCGCCGTCGCCCCGGTGCCCCACGTCATCGCGGCGTTCGGTGCCGTCGGCGCGGCGGCCTCCGGACTTCTGGCGATCCGCTGGTCCAGGATGCCGCCCCGCGTCGCCGACTCCACGGGCGAACCCGTACGGGCACCGAACCGCCTGACTTCACGTCCCCCCGACTTATCCAAGGACCTCGAATGA
- a CDS encoding ATP-grasp domain-containing protein: MNAPAAAGRHILVLNRFDQGVGCDYTAYIDHTTDRVAYLVPPAGISGVDAGTAETVVVVDDLADWLAVSERACDIVRRFGPVDHVVALFERDLETAAALRELLGVSGPRPEDIARVRDKVPMKQLVASAGLRVPRFVEAREPEQVRRLAAECGFPVVLKPRDGSGSQGIYLINSPGSLEETLALPLENYVCEEFVSGTMYQVDGVIQDGTVRVLRAFRLLNTCLDYALGDSFGSVAADDPELERRLTGYSEVVLSALGVRSSVFHLEVFTVDPTGPGEYDGLVFLEVAARAGGAELPHIWRDVYGLDLLEIATRLALDESPVLASHGPTGEAGGYLLIPEPPVRPCRVLSATSLLDRVPEMYAEILPEAGAILNGTGGAKETGGRYRFRASSGDRIALAIGRVLAEYRLDWEPVAEGDLPVIRAAGRAQSVARP; this comes from the coding sequence ATGAACGCCCCTGCTGCGGCGGGCAGGCACATCCTCGTCCTCAATCGTTTTGATCAGGGCGTGGGCTGCGACTACACCGCGTACATCGACCACACCACCGACCGGGTCGCCTACCTCGTCCCGCCGGCGGGTATCAGCGGCGTCGACGCCGGAACGGCGGAGACCGTGGTCGTCGTCGACGACCTCGCGGACTGGCTGGCGGTCTCGGAACGGGCATGTGACATCGTGCGGCGCTTCGGTCCGGTGGACCATGTCGTCGCCCTCTTCGAACGCGACCTCGAAACCGCGGCGGCCCTGCGCGAGCTGCTCGGGGTTTCGGGCCCCCGGCCGGAGGACATCGCGCGGGTGCGCGACAAGGTGCCGATGAAACAGCTGGTGGCATCGGCGGGCCTGCGGGTACCGCGGTTCGTGGAGGCCCGCGAGCCCGAGCAGGTACGCCGGCTCGCCGCCGAGTGCGGCTTCCCGGTCGTGCTCAAGCCCCGTGACGGCTCCGGAAGCCAGGGCATCTACCTGATCAACTCCCCGGGTTCGCTGGAGGAGACGCTCGCGCTCCCGCTGGAGAACTACGTCTGCGAGGAGTTCGTCAGCGGGACGATGTACCAGGTGGACGGGGTGATCCAGGACGGGACGGTACGGGTCCTGCGTGCCTTCCGCCTGCTCAACACGTGCCTGGACTACGCCCTGGGCGACTCGTTCGGGTCGGTGGCCGCCGACGACCCGGAGCTGGAACGGCGGCTGACGGGATACTCGGAGGTGGTGCTGAGTGCCCTCGGTGTCCGCAGCAGTGTGTTCCACCTCGAAGTGTTCACTGTCGACCCGACCGGGCCGGGGGAGTACGACGGGCTCGTGTTCCTGGAGGTGGCCGCGCGGGCCGGCGGCGCGGAACTTCCGCACATCTGGCGTGACGTGTACGGGCTCGACCTGCTGGAGATCGCCACCCGGCTGGCACTCGACGAGTCCCCGGTACTGGCCTCGCACGGCCCCACGGGTGAGGCCGGCGGCTATCTCCTCATCCCGGAGCCGCCGGTGCGGCCCTGCCGCGTACTGTCGGCCACCTCGCTCCTCGACCGGGTGCCCGAGATGTATGCGGAGATCCTGCCCGAGGCGGGCGCGATCCTGAACGGCACCGGCGGGGCGAAGGAGACCGGTGGCCGCTACCGGTTCCGTGCGAGCAGCGGCGACCGGATCGCGCTCGCGATCGGCCGGGTGCTCGCCGAGTACCGTCTCGACTGGGAGCCGGTGGCGGAAGGGGACCTTCCGGTGATCCGCGCAGCCGGACGTGCGCAGTCGGTGGCGCGTCCGTGA